Proteins encoded by one window of Chrysemys picta bellii isolate R12L10 chromosome 10, ASM1138683v2, whole genome shotgun sequence:
- the CILP gene encoding cartilage intermediate layer protein 1 isoform X4: MIAARGWILSLLLLATTSVLSEGERVLKQSVSRLQPRQKPLTPFVKDNLAKCNLTCSMGRVNAECDSCMCEDHVLHGMVSLADGAPAAEATVYVQSENLKLLTESDSNGGFRIPGVCPDGKNILKIKKARYATVTVPIPESTKKSSIIHVRLKRADKPYIVKNPVDKVRRIGQNVILCCKAVGNPAPAQYLWYHNGTLLDSSVYKYNSKLVLRNLNIDQAGEYFCKASNDAGSVKSQAAKLSVIASDEASCDPRPESYFIRLPHDCFQNATNSLYYDVGKCPANICAGKIDQGLQCKDRAAYCCGVSKMEIREISCSGYTLPTKVAVECGCSVCTEIKMTVRGRAIAADNGEPIRFGHIYIGNNRISMTGYKGTFSVHIPADTERLVLTFVDRLQKFVNTTKVLPFNKKGGAVFHEIKLLRKKAPVTLESSEMNTIPLGDMEGDDPIAELEIPPNTFYRQNGELYTGKVKASVTFLDPRNMSTATAAQSDLNYINEEGDMLPLHTYGMFSMDFTDETATEFLNAGKVRVHLDSAQVRIPEHLQQMKLWSLNPETGLWEEEGDFKPDQSTRRKREERIFLVGNMEIRERRLFNLDVPESRRCYVKVRAYRSERFLPSEQVEGAVISLINMEPASGYSSNPRAWGRFDSAVTGPNGACLPAFCDEQRPDAYSAYILASLEGEELEAVPSSPRLNPNAVGVPQPYLNKLNYRRTDHVDPRIKKTAFSITVAKPSPSTAGESNGPIYASENLRECEQAHYSAAHFRFYRVERDRYDYNTVPFNENDPMSWTEDYQAWWPNPMEYRACYMKVKINGPQEVNIRSHNMGGTHPYTVGKLYGIRDVRTIRDMEQSDLSTVCLEFKCSGMLYDQDRVDRTLVRIIPQGKCYRESVNSMLQEYLVNHPPLAVNNESGEYTMLAPLDPLGHNYGIYTVTDQNPSIAKEIALGRCFDGTSDGTSRVMKSNIGIALTFNCVEREVAQQSLFQSLQNSPRRRERTGIRRQQRDICIGQAKMRRVTQRRSSPRVQCTPTD, encoded by the exons ATGATCGCAGCAAGAGGATGGATTCTCTCGCTCCTTCTTCTGGCCACCACATCTGTTCTAAGTGAAG GTGAGAGGGTTCTGAAACAATCCGtcagcaggctccagcccagacaGAAACCCCTCACTCCCTTTGTAAAGGACAACCTAGCAA AGTGCAACCTCACTTGTTCCATGGGCCGCGTGAATGCGGAGTGCGATTCCTGCATGTGTGAGGACCACGTACTGCATGGGATGGTCTCCCTTGCAGACGGCGCACCGGCTGCTGAAGCTACTGTCTACGTGCAGTCTGAGAATCTGAAGCTCTTAACGGAGTCCGATAGCAACGGAGGGTTTAGGATTCCTGGAGTGTGCCCCGACGGCAAAAAcattctgaaaataaaaaaggccaGATACGCCACTGTGACTGTCCCCATACCTGAAAGCACCAAGAAATCCTCAATAATCCACGTGCGTCTGAAGAGAGCAG ACAAGCCGTACATCGTAAAGAATCCGGTGGATAAAGTGAGGCGAATAGGGCAAAATGTGATACTCTGCTGTAAAGCTGTCGGGAATCCAGCCCCTGCTCAGTATCTCTG GTACCACAATGGAACTTTGCTGGATTCCTCAGTGTACAAATATAATAGCAAGCTGGTGTTAAGGAACCTGAACATAGACCAGGCAGGAGAGTACTTCTGCAAGGCGAGCAATGATGCAGGGTCTGTGAAATCCCAAGCTGCTAAACTTTCTGTAATAG CAAGCGATGAAGCTTCCTGCGATCCAAGACCTGAAAGCTACTTCATCAGACTCCCACATGACTGTTTCCAAAACGCAACTAACTCCTTGTACTATGACGTTGGTAAATGTCCAGCAAACATATGTGCTGGAAAGATAGATCAAGGACTCCAGTGCAAAGACCGTGCTGCTTACTGCTGTGGGGTCTCCAAAATGGAAATAAGAGAAATATCGTGCAGTGGATACACCCTTCCCACTAAAGTTGCTGTGGAATGTGGCTGTAGCGTGTGCACTGAGATCAAGATGACAGTCCGGGGGAGAGCCATAGCTGCAGATAATGGTGAACCAATAAGGTTTGGCCATATATACATAGGGAACAACAGAATCAGCATGACTGGCTACAAGGGAACCTTCTCTGTCCACATCCCAGCAGACACAGAGAGGCTGGTTCTTACTTTTGTCGACCGCCTACAGAAGTTTGTGAACACGACTAAAGTTTTGCCTTTCAACAAAAAGGGAGGTGCCGTGTTTCACGAGATCAAGTTACTAAGAAAGAAAGCCCCAGTTACGTTAGAGTCCTCTGAAATGAACACGATTCCCTTAGGAGACATGGAAGGGGATGATCCGATAGCTGAACTAGAAATTCCTCCCAATACGTTTTATAGGCAGAATGGTGAACTCTACACAGGCAAAGTGAAAGCCAGTGTTACGTTTCTGGACCCAAGAAATATGTCAACAGCTACAGCAGCACAAAGTGACCTGAACTACATAAATGAGGAAGGCGACATGCTCCCGCTGCACACATATGGCATGttttccatggacttcactgATGAAACAGCCACCGAGTTTCTTAATGCAGGGAAAGTAAGGGTTCACCTGGACTCTGCGCAGGTCAGGATACCAGAACACCTGCAGCAGATGAAGCTTTGGTCACTGAACCCAGAGACAGGAttgtgggaggaagaaggggactTCAAACCTGACCAAAGCACACGTCGCAAACGGGAGGAAAGAATTTTCTTGGTTGGCAATATGGAgatcagagagaggaggctcttCAACCTGGATGTCCCAGAGAGCAGAAGGTGTTACGTCAAGGTACGAGCTTACAGAAGTGAGAGATTTCTGCCCAGCGAACAAGTTGAAGGGGCTGTGATTTCCCTTATAAACATGGAGCCTGCATCAGGTTATTCATCCAACCCTAGAGCATGGGGACGCTTTGACAGCGCAGTCACTGGTCCCAACGGGGCTTGCTTACCAGCTTTCTGCGATGAGCAACGTCCAGATGCCTACTCAGCTTATATCctggcaagcctggagggagaagAACTTGAAGCTGTGCCCTCTTCTCCCAGACTCAACCCTAACGCCGTCGGAGTCCCGCAGCCATATCTCAACAAGCTCAACTACAGGAGGACAGATCACGTGGATCCTAGAATTAAGAAAACTGCCTTCAGTATCACGGTGGCCAAACCAAGTCCGAGCACGGCAGGAGAGAGCAACGGCCCCATCTACGCCAGTGAAAACCTAAGAGAATGTGAGCAAGCACACTACAGTGCCGCTCATTTCAGATTTTACAGAGTAGAGAGAGACCGGTATGATTACAATACAGTTCCCTTCAATGAAAATGACCCAATGAGTTGGACTGAAGACTACCAGGCTTGGTGGCCCAACCCAATGGAATATAGGGCATGTTATATGAAAGTAAAAATTAACGGACCCCAAGAGGTGAACATAAGATCTCACAACATGGGTGGCACGCATCCGTACACAGTCGGCAAGCTTTACGGCATCCGAGATGTGCGCACCATTCGAGACATGGAGCAATCAGATCTTTCCACAGTGTGCCTGGAATTTAAGTGCAGTGGAATGCTGTATGACCAAGACCGTGTGGACCGTACACTGGTAAGAATCATTCCTCAAGGAAAGTGTTACAGAGAAAGTGTTAATAGCATGCTCCAGGAATATCTAGTGAACCACCCCCCACTTGCTGTAAATAATGAATCCGGGGAGTACACAATGTTGGCACCTCTTGACCCTCTTGGACATAATTATGGAATCTACACAGTCACTGACCAGAACCCTAGCATAGCCAAGGAAATAGCTCTGGGTAGATGTTTCGATGGCACGTCTGATGGTACTTCCCGAGTTATGAAGAGCAACATAGGCATAGCATTAACTTTTAACTGTGTTGAAAGAGAGGTGGCGCAGCAAAGCTTATTCCAGTCTCTGCAGAATTCACCTAGGCGGAGAGAAAGAACAGGGATCAGAAGGCAACAAAGAGACATCTGCATTGGCCAGGCCAAGATGAGAAGAGTTACCCAACGCAGAAGTTCACCAAGAGTTCAGTGTACCCCAACAGATTAG
- the CILP gene encoding cartilage intermediate layer protein 1 isoform X1, with translation MIAARGWILSLLLLATTSVLSEGERVLKQSVSRLQPRQKPLTPFVKDNLANHGEWTTWFNVDHPGGNGDHERLDAIRFYFRDKVCERPTRIEARTTDWVPAQNTGQVVHASLQEGFWCLNKEQPAGKTCLNYAVRFLCPIGSLLHDSKRFWSPWSKWSACSAECSKTGVQTRIRTCLAESHLDLHCNEATEEGRLCIGHSCSECNLTCSMGRVNAECDSCMCEDHVLHGMVSLADGAPAAEATVYVQSENLKLLTESDSNGGFRIPGVCPDGKNILKIKKARYATVTVPIPESTKKSSIIHVRLKRADKPYIVKNPVDKVRRIGQNVILCCKAVGNPAPAQYLWYHNGTLLDSSVYKYNSKLVLRNLNIDQAGEYFCKASNDAGSVKSQAAKLSVIASDEASCDPRPESYFIRLPHDCFQNATNSLYYDVGKCPANICAGKIDQGLQCKDRAAYCCGVSKMEIREISCSGYTLPTKVAVECGCSVCTEIKMTVRGRAIAADNGEPIRFGHIYIGNNRISMTGYKGTFSVHIPADTERLVLTFVDRLQKFVNTTKVLPFNKKGGAVFHEIKLLRKKAPVTLESSEMNTIPLGDMEGDDPIAELEIPPNTFYRQNGELYTGKVKASVTFLDPRNMSTATAAQSDLNYINEEGDMLPLHTYGMFSMDFTDETATEFLNAGKVRVHLDSAQVRIPEHLQQMKLWSLNPETGLWEEEGDFKPDQSTRRKREERIFLVGNMEIRERRLFNLDVPESRRCYVKVRAYRSERFLPSEQVEGAVISLINMEPASGYSSNPRAWGRFDSAVTGPNGACLPAFCDEQRPDAYSAYILASLEGEELEAVPSSPRLNPNAVGVPQPYLNKLNYRRTDHVDPRIKKTAFSITVAKPSPSTAGESNGPIYASENLRECEQAHYSAAHFRFYRVERDRYDYNTVPFNENDPMSWTEDYQAWWPNPMEYRACYMKVKINGPQEVNIRSHNMGGTHPYTVGKLYGIRDVRTIRDMEQSDLSTVCLEFKCSGMLYDQDRVDRTLVRIIPQGKCYRESVNSMLQEYLVNHPPLAVNNESGEYTMLAPLDPLGHNYGIYTVTDQNPSIAKEIALGRCFDGTSDGTSRVMKSNIGIALTFNCVEREVAQQSLFQSLQNSPRRRERTGIRRQQRDICIGQAKMRRVTQRRSSPRVQCTPTD, from the exons ATGATCGCAGCAAGAGGATGGATTCTCTCGCTCCTTCTTCTGGCCACCACATCTGTTCTAAGTGAAG GTGAGAGGGTTCTGAAACAATCCGtcagcaggctccagcccagacaGAAACCCCTCACTCCCTTTGTAAAGGACAACCTAGCAA ATCACGGGGAGTGGACCACATGGTTCAATGTTGATCATCCAGGCGGCAATGGGGATCACGAACGTTTAGACGCCATCAGGTTTTACTTCAGGGACAAGGTGTGCGAGAGACCCACGCGAATTGAAGCGCGAACCACAGACTGGGTTCCTGCCCAGAACACAGGCCAAGTGGTCCACGCTAGCCTACAGGAGGGATTCTGGTGTTTGAATAAGGAGCAGCCGGCAGGAAAAACCTGTTTGAATTATGCTGTACGTTTCCTGTGTCCCATAG GGTCTTTGCTGCACGATTCAAAAAGGTTTTGGTCTCCATGGTCGAAATGGAGTGCGTGCTCAGCAGAATGCAGCAAAACTGGTGTCCAGACCCGTATCAGAACCTGCCTGGCAGAGAGCCACTTGGACCTGCACTGTAATGAAGCGACTGAGGAAGGGCGACTCTGCATTGGACATTCTTGTTCAG AGTGCAACCTCACTTGTTCCATGGGCCGCGTGAATGCGGAGTGCGATTCCTGCATGTGTGAGGACCACGTACTGCATGGGATGGTCTCCCTTGCAGACGGCGCACCGGCTGCTGAAGCTACTGTCTACGTGCAGTCTGAGAATCTGAAGCTCTTAACGGAGTCCGATAGCAACGGAGGGTTTAGGATTCCTGGAGTGTGCCCCGACGGCAAAAAcattctgaaaataaaaaaggccaGATACGCCACTGTGACTGTCCCCATACCTGAAAGCACCAAGAAATCCTCAATAATCCACGTGCGTCTGAAGAGAGCAG ACAAGCCGTACATCGTAAAGAATCCGGTGGATAAAGTGAGGCGAATAGGGCAAAATGTGATACTCTGCTGTAAAGCTGTCGGGAATCCAGCCCCTGCTCAGTATCTCTG GTACCACAATGGAACTTTGCTGGATTCCTCAGTGTACAAATATAATAGCAAGCTGGTGTTAAGGAACCTGAACATAGACCAGGCAGGAGAGTACTTCTGCAAGGCGAGCAATGATGCAGGGTCTGTGAAATCCCAAGCTGCTAAACTTTCTGTAATAG CAAGCGATGAAGCTTCCTGCGATCCAAGACCTGAAAGCTACTTCATCAGACTCCCACATGACTGTTTCCAAAACGCAACTAACTCCTTGTACTATGACGTTGGTAAATGTCCAGCAAACATATGTGCTGGAAAGATAGATCAAGGACTCCAGTGCAAAGACCGTGCTGCTTACTGCTGTGGGGTCTCCAAAATGGAAATAAGAGAAATATCGTGCAGTGGATACACCCTTCCCACTAAAGTTGCTGTGGAATGTGGCTGTAGCGTGTGCACTGAGATCAAGATGACAGTCCGGGGGAGAGCCATAGCTGCAGATAATGGTGAACCAATAAGGTTTGGCCATATATACATAGGGAACAACAGAATCAGCATGACTGGCTACAAGGGAACCTTCTCTGTCCACATCCCAGCAGACACAGAGAGGCTGGTTCTTACTTTTGTCGACCGCCTACAGAAGTTTGTGAACACGACTAAAGTTTTGCCTTTCAACAAAAAGGGAGGTGCCGTGTTTCACGAGATCAAGTTACTAAGAAAGAAAGCCCCAGTTACGTTAGAGTCCTCTGAAATGAACACGATTCCCTTAGGAGACATGGAAGGGGATGATCCGATAGCTGAACTAGAAATTCCTCCCAATACGTTTTATAGGCAGAATGGTGAACTCTACACAGGCAAAGTGAAAGCCAGTGTTACGTTTCTGGACCCAAGAAATATGTCAACAGCTACAGCAGCACAAAGTGACCTGAACTACATAAATGAGGAAGGCGACATGCTCCCGCTGCACACATATGGCATGttttccatggacttcactgATGAAACAGCCACCGAGTTTCTTAATGCAGGGAAAGTAAGGGTTCACCTGGACTCTGCGCAGGTCAGGATACCAGAACACCTGCAGCAGATGAAGCTTTGGTCACTGAACCCAGAGACAGGAttgtgggaggaagaaggggactTCAAACCTGACCAAAGCACACGTCGCAAACGGGAGGAAAGAATTTTCTTGGTTGGCAATATGGAgatcagagagaggaggctcttCAACCTGGATGTCCCAGAGAGCAGAAGGTGTTACGTCAAGGTACGAGCTTACAGAAGTGAGAGATTTCTGCCCAGCGAACAAGTTGAAGGGGCTGTGATTTCCCTTATAAACATGGAGCCTGCATCAGGTTATTCATCCAACCCTAGAGCATGGGGACGCTTTGACAGCGCAGTCACTGGTCCCAACGGGGCTTGCTTACCAGCTTTCTGCGATGAGCAACGTCCAGATGCCTACTCAGCTTATATCctggcaagcctggagggagaagAACTTGAAGCTGTGCCCTCTTCTCCCAGACTCAACCCTAACGCCGTCGGAGTCCCGCAGCCATATCTCAACAAGCTCAACTACAGGAGGACAGATCACGTGGATCCTAGAATTAAGAAAACTGCCTTCAGTATCACGGTGGCCAAACCAAGTCCGAGCACGGCAGGAGAGAGCAACGGCCCCATCTACGCCAGTGAAAACCTAAGAGAATGTGAGCAAGCACACTACAGTGCCGCTCATTTCAGATTTTACAGAGTAGAGAGAGACCGGTATGATTACAATACAGTTCCCTTCAATGAAAATGACCCAATGAGTTGGACTGAAGACTACCAGGCTTGGTGGCCCAACCCAATGGAATATAGGGCATGTTATATGAAAGTAAAAATTAACGGACCCCAAGAGGTGAACATAAGATCTCACAACATGGGTGGCACGCATCCGTACACAGTCGGCAAGCTTTACGGCATCCGAGATGTGCGCACCATTCGAGACATGGAGCAATCAGATCTTTCCACAGTGTGCCTGGAATTTAAGTGCAGTGGAATGCTGTATGACCAAGACCGTGTGGACCGTACACTGGTAAGAATCATTCCTCAAGGAAAGTGTTACAGAGAAAGTGTTAATAGCATGCTCCAGGAATATCTAGTGAACCACCCCCCACTTGCTGTAAATAATGAATCCGGGGAGTACACAATGTTGGCACCTCTTGACCCTCTTGGACATAATTATGGAATCTACACAGTCACTGACCAGAACCCTAGCATAGCCAAGGAAATAGCTCTGGGTAGATGTTTCGATGGCACGTCTGATGGTACTTCCCGAGTTATGAAGAGCAACATAGGCATAGCATTAACTTTTAACTGTGTTGAAAGAGAGGTGGCGCAGCAAAGCTTATTCCAGTCTCTGCAGAATTCACCTAGGCGGAGAGAAAGAACAGGGATCAGAAGGCAACAAAGAGACATCTGCATTGGCCAGGCCAAGATGAGAAGAGTTACCCAACGCAGAAGTTCACCAAGAGTTCAGTGTACCCCAACAGATTAG
- the CILP gene encoding cartilage intermediate layer protein 1 isoform X3, translating into MIAARGWILSLLLLATTSVLSEGERVLKQSVSRLQPRQKPLTPFVKDNLARSLLHDSKRFWSPWSKWSACSAECSKTGVQTRIRTCLAESHLDLHCNEATEEGRLCIGHSCSECNLTCSMGRVNAECDSCMCEDHVLHGMVSLADGAPAAEATVYVQSENLKLLTESDSNGGFRIPGVCPDGKNILKIKKARYATVTVPIPESTKKSSIIHVRLKRADKPYIVKNPVDKVRRIGQNVILCCKAVGNPAPAQYLWYHNGTLLDSSVYKYNSKLVLRNLNIDQAGEYFCKASNDAGSVKSQAAKLSVIASDEASCDPRPESYFIRLPHDCFQNATNSLYYDVGKCPANICAGKIDQGLQCKDRAAYCCGVSKMEIREISCSGYTLPTKVAVECGCSVCTEIKMTVRGRAIAADNGEPIRFGHIYIGNNRISMTGYKGTFSVHIPADTERLVLTFVDRLQKFVNTTKVLPFNKKGGAVFHEIKLLRKKAPVTLESSEMNTIPLGDMEGDDPIAELEIPPNTFYRQNGELYTGKVKASVTFLDPRNMSTATAAQSDLNYINEEGDMLPLHTYGMFSMDFTDETATEFLNAGKVRVHLDSAQVRIPEHLQQMKLWSLNPETGLWEEEGDFKPDQSTRRKREERIFLVGNMEIRERRLFNLDVPESRRCYVKVRAYRSERFLPSEQVEGAVISLINMEPASGYSSNPRAWGRFDSAVTGPNGACLPAFCDEQRPDAYSAYILASLEGEELEAVPSSPRLNPNAVGVPQPYLNKLNYRRTDHVDPRIKKTAFSITVAKPSPSTAGESNGPIYASENLRECEQAHYSAAHFRFYRVERDRYDYNTVPFNENDPMSWTEDYQAWWPNPMEYRACYMKVKINGPQEVNIRSHNMGGTHPYTVGKLYGIRDVRTIRDMEQSDLSTVCLEFKCSGMLYDQDRVDRTLVRIIPQGKCYRESVNSMLQEYLVNHPPLAVNNESGEYTMLAPLDPLGHNYGIYTVTDQNPSIAKEIALGRCFDGTSDGTSRVMKSNIGIALTFNCVEREVAQQSLFQSLQNSPRRRERTGIRRQQRDICIGQAKMRRVTQRRSSPRVQCTPTD; encoded by the exons ATGATCGCAGCAAGAGGATGGATTCTCTCGCTCCTTCTTCTGGCCACCACATCTGTTCTAAGTGAAG GTGAGAGGGTTCTGAAACAATCCGtcagcaggctccagcccagacaGAAACCCCTCACTCCCTTTGTAAAGGACAACCTAGCAA GGTCTTTGCTGCACGATTCAAAAAGGTTTTGGTCTCCATGGTCGAAATGGAGTGCGTGCTCAGCAGAATGCAGCAAAACTGGTGTCCAGACCCGTATCAGAACCTGCCTGGCAGAGAGCCACTTGGACCTGCACTGTAATGAAGCGACTGAGGAAGGGCGACTCTGCATTGGACATTCTTGTTCAG AGTGCAACCTCACTTGTTCCATGGGCCGCGTGAATGCGGAGTGCGATTCCTGCATGTGTGAGGACCACGTACTGCATGGGATGGTCTCCCTTGCAGACGGCGCACCGGCTGCTGAAGCTACTGTCTACGTGCAGTCTGAGAATCTGAAGCTCTTAACGGAGTCCGATAGCAACGGAGGGTTTAGGATTCCTGGAGTGTGCCCCGACGGCAAAAAcattctgaaaataaaaaaggccaGATACGCCACTGTGACTGTCCCCATACCTGAAAGCACCAAGAAATCCTCAATAATCCACGTGCGTCTGAAGAGAGCAG ACAAGCCGTACATCGTAAAGAATCCGGTGGATAAAGTGAGGCGAATAGGGCAAAATGTGATACTCTGCTGTAAAGCTGTCGGGAATCCAGCCCCTGCTCAGTATCTCTG GTACCACAATGGAACTTTGCTGGATTCCTCAGTGTACAAATATAATAGCAAGCTGGTGTTAAGGAACCTGAACATAGACCAGGCAGGAGAGTACTTCTGCAAGGCGAGCAATGATGCAGGGTCTGTGAAATCCCAAGCTGCTAAACTTTCTGTAATAG CAAGCGATGAAGCTTCCTGCGATCCAAGACCTGAAAGCTACTTCATCAGACTCCCACATGACTGTTTCCAAAACGCAACTAACTCCTTGTACTATGACGTTGGTAAATGTCCAGCAAACATATGTGCTGGAAAGATAGATCAAGGACTCCAGTGCAAAGACCGTGCTGCTTACTGCTGTGGGGTCTCCAAAATGGAAATAAGAGAAATATCGTGCAGTGGATACACCCTTCCCACTAAAGTTGCTGTGGAATGTGGCTGTAGCGTGTGCACTGAGATCAAGATGACAGTCCGGGGGAGAGCCATAGCTGCAGATAATGGTGAACCAATAAGGTTTGGCCATATATACATAGGGAACAACAGAATCAGCATGACTGGCTACAAGGGAACCTTCTCTGTCCACATCCCAGCAGACACAGAGAGGCTGGTTCTTACTTTTGTCGACCGCCTACAGAAGTTTGTGAACACGACTAAAGTTTTGCCTTTCAACAAAAAGGGAGGTGCCGTGTTTCACGAGATCAAGTTACTAAGAAAGAAAGCCCCAGTTACGTTAGAGTCCTCTGAAATGAACACGATTCCCTTAGGAGACATGGAAGGGGATGATCCGATAGCTGAACTAGAAATTCCTCCCAATACGTTTTATAGGCAGAATGGTGAACTCTACACAGGCAAAGTGAAAGCCAGTGTTACGTTTCTGGACCCAAGAAATATGTCAACAGCTACAGCAGCACAAAGTGACCTGAACTACATAAATGAGGAAGGCGACATGCTCCCGCTGCACACATATGGCATGttttccatggacttcactgATGAAACAGCCACCGAGTTTCTTAATGCAGGGAAAGTAAGGGTTCACCTGGACTCTGCGCAGGTCAGGATACCAGAACACCTGCAGCAGATGAAGCTTTGGTCACTGAACCCAGAGACAGGAttgtgggaggaagaaggggactTCAAACCTGACCAAAGCACACGTCGCAAACGGGAGGAAAGAATTTTCTTGGTTGGCAATATGGAgatcagagagaggaggctcttCAACCTGGATGTCCCAGAGAGCAGAAGGTGTTACGTCAAGGTACGAGCTTACAGAAGTGAGAGATTTCTGCCCAGCGAACAAGTTGAAGGGGCTGTGATTTCCCTTATAAACATGGAGCCTGCATCAGGTTATTCATCCAACCCTAGAGCATGGGGACGCTTTGACAGCGCAGTCACTGGTCCCAACGGGGCTTGCTTACCAGCTTTCTGCGATGAGCAACGTCCAGATGCCTACTCAGCTTATATCctggcaagcctggagggagaagAACTTGAAGCTGTGCCCTCTTCTCCCAGACTCAACCCTAACGCCGTCGGAGTCCCGCAGCCATATCTCAACAAGCTCAACTACAGGAGGACAGATCACGTGGATCCTAGAATTAAGAAAACTGCCTTCAGTATCACGGTGGCCAAACCAAGTCCGAGCACGGCAGGAGAGAGCAACGGCCCCATCTACGCCAGTGAAAACCTAAGAGAATGTGAGCAAGCACACTACAGTGCCGCTCATTTCAGATTTTACAGAGTAGAGAGAGACCGGTATGATTACAATACAGTTCCCTTCAATGAAAATGACCCAATGAGTTGGACTGAAGACTACCAGGCTTGGTGGCCCAACCCAATGGAATATAGGGCATGTTATATGAAAGTAAAAATTAACGGACCCCAAGAGGTGAACATAAGATCTCACAACATGGGTGGCACGCATCCGTACACAGTCGGCAAGCTTTACGGCATCCGAGATGTGCGCACCATTCGAGACATGGAGCAATCAGATCTTTCCACAGTGTGCCTGGAATTTAAGTGCAGTGGAATGCTGTATGACCAAGACCGTGTGGACCGTACACTGGTAAGAATCATTCCTCAAGGAAAGTGTTACAGAGAAAGTGTTAATAGCATGCTCCAGGAATATCTAGTGAACCACCCCCCACTTGCTGTAAATAATGAATCCGGGGAGTACACAATGTTGGCACCTCTTGACCCTCTTGGACATAATTATGGAATCTACACAGTCACTGACCAGAACCCTAGCATAGCCAAGGAAATAGCTCTGGGTAGATGTTTCGATGGCACGTCTGATGGTACTTCCCGAGTTATGAAGAGCAACATAGGCATAGCATTAACTTTTAACTGTGTTGAAAGAGAGGTGGCGCAGCAAAGCTTATTCCAGTCTCTGCAGAATTCACCTAGGCGGAGAGAAAGAACAGGGATCAGAAGGCAACAAAGAGACATCTGCATTGGCCAGGCCAAGATGAGAAGAGTTACCCAACGCAGAAGTTCACCAAGAGTTCAGTGTACCCCAACAGATTAG